One genomic region from Petrotoga sp. 9PWA.NaAc.5.4 encodes:
- a CDS encoding ABC transporter ATP-binding protein has product MNKYAKRLIKYGVKNYKRYMIILFLLGAVTIVFGSLRPFFLQYLIDEIISLQKGNILPYFLIFLIGVVALERLFSYFFNTYHRKVNFLTIKNEQIKLYDKIQNSKFVEYSKIESGDIMSRLLSDIDEIAYIMALVLPTMIFNFLWLFVISLVLIYLNWQLSLIVFVSLPFYWIIIRSSQSKLQNYSKTERKSFGKLTSSIKEKLDGQSVIRILGKAKYFLDSISNDATNWSEQATKVGIFQITILNIAYFINYITPVIVLGIGGLFAIRGNMSLGTLIAFYSFVPWIYEPISIINENLVQIHRAEPLSQRFFEILDLPEEESDGILPFPKDYDIKYNNVSFTYKDELVLKDINLFIDQNEKIAIVGTSGSGKSTMMNLLVRLYEPTSGEILLEDKNLKEYNLQEMREHIKLVRGNDPLFNMSVKENIMLGDELSDQEFNKVVKKAKVDKFIDLLDEGYDTVV; this is encoded by the coding sequence ATGAACAAATATGCGAAAAGGCTTATAAAATATGGTGTAAAAAATTATAAAAGATATATGATTATCTTATTTCTTTTAGGTGCAGTGACTATCGTATTTGGCTCGCTGAGACCTTTTTTTCTTCAATACTTAATTGACGAAATAATATCACTTCAAAAAGGTAATATCTTACCTTACTTTTTAATTTTTTTGATTGGAGTAGTAGCTTTAGAAAGATTATTCAGTTATTTTTTTAATACTTACCATCGAAAAGTTAACTTTCTAACTATAAAAAATGAACAGATAAAATTATACGATAAAATTCAAAACTCTAAGTTTGTGGAATATTCTAAGATTGAATCAGGGGATATAATGAGTAGACTTTTGTCAGATATTGACGAAATTGCTTACATCATGGCGTTAGTACTACCTACTATGATTTTTAATTTTTTATGGTTATTTGTCATTTCTTTAGTCTTAATTTATCTAAATTGGCAATTATCTTTGATTGTTTTTGTTTCTCTGCCTTTTTATTGGATTATTATAAGAAGTTCGCAATCAAAATTGCAAAACTACTCAAAAACTGAAAGAAAATCATTTGGGAAATTAACTTCTTCAATAAAAGAAAAATTAGATGGACAGTCTGTTATAAGAATATTAGGGAAAGCAAAGTATTTTTTGGATTCAATTTCTAATGATGCTACTAATTGGTCTGAACAGGCAACTAAAGTGGGAATATTTCAAATAACTATCTTAAATATCGCATATTTCATAAATTATATAACACCTGTAATTGTCTTAGGAATTGGAGGATTATTTGCGATAAGAGGAAATATGTCCTTGGGCACTTTAATTGCATTTTATTCTTTTGTACCATGGATTTACGAACCAATTAGCATAATAAATGAGAATTTAGTCCAAATACATAGGGCAGAACCTCTTTCACAAAGGTTCTTTGAAATACTTGATCTCCCAGAAGAAGAAAGTGACGGGATTTTGCCTTTTCCTAAAGATTATGACATAAAATACAATAATGTTTCTTTCACATACAAAGATGAATTAGTTTTAAAAGATATAAACCTATTCATAGATCAAAATGAAAAGATAGCCATAGTTGGAACAAGCGGCTCAGGTAAAAGTACCATGATGAATTTGCTTGTTAGATTGTATGAACCAACAAGTGGAGAAATATTGTTAGAAGATAAAAACCTAAAAGAATATAACCTGCAAGAGATGAGAGAACATATAAAACTGGTAAGAGGAAATGATCCATTATTCAACATGAGTGTGAAAGAAAATATCATGCTTGGAGATGAATTGAGTGATCAAGAGTTCAACAAAGTTGTCAAAAAAGCAAAGGTAGATAAATTCATAGATCTTTTAGATGAAGGATACGATACAGTAGTAG